One window of Quercus robur chromosome 12, dhQueRobu3.1, whole genome shotgun sequence genomic DNA carries:
- the LOC126708500 gene encoding RING-H2 finger protein ATL29-like, whose amino-acid sequence MATDPSPLSSTPVPPISAVLTAIIIVFLFLAFFLIYFCRCFIQDPLQIQGTPSGNVIGAAAKTGLDPSLMQSFPTFLYSSVKHFHKEEYALECAICLLEFEDDSLLRLLPVCYHVFHQECIDVWLESHKTCPVCRRDLDLPPDSLDKYSKELIYNLNHMHDSHHENNNQSLEHVVRIDIKEDEHGGESQDEHALKRKQMDEDKKVEIIARSHTTGHSLVKTREEEDCVDRYKLRLPKHVKERLIKGHKLAQSCKTFG is encoded by the coding sequence TAACAGCAATCataattgttttccttttcctagCTTTCTTCCTTATATACTTCTGCAGGTGTTTCATTCAAGACCCATTGCAAATCCAAGGAACACCCTCTGGCAATGTCATTGGCGCAGCTGCTAAAACTGGCCTTGATCCTTCTTTAATGCAGTCATTTCCAACATTTTTATATTCAAGTGTCAAACATTTCCACAAAGAGGAATACGCTCTAGAATGTGCAATTTGCTTGTTGGAGTTTGAGGATGATAGTTTGCTTCGCCTTTTGCCGGTTTGTTACCATGTTTTTCATCAAGAATGCATCGACGTTTGGCTTGAATCTCACAAAACGTGCCCGGTTTGTCGCAGGGACCTTGATTTGCCACCGGACTCGTTGGATAAATATTCTAAGGAGCTCATTTATAACCTCAATCACATGCATGATAGTCATCATGAAAATAATAATCAGTCATTAGAACATGTTGTACGCATTGATATCAAAGAAGATGAACATGGTGGAGAAAGCCAAGATGAACATGCTTTAAAGAGGAAACAAATGGATGAAGATAAAAAAGTGGAAATAATTGCAAGGTCACACACAACAGGGCATTCTCTAGTTAAAACAAGAGAAGAGGAGGATTGCGTGGATAGGTATAAACTGAGATTGCCAAAGCATGTAAAGGAAAGACTTATAAAAGGACACAAACTCGCACAAAGTTGTAAAACATTTGGGTAA